The genomic window AAGGGCATGCTGAACCTGACAGGCGGCACAGCAGCCGTCATCCGCACAGAGGCTCAGCACACTCCGCACTGAGAGATGTACCCGCCGGGCCACCTGGCCCGGCACACCACCGGTCGTAAGGGCGCGACCTCAGCAGAGGTTCGCAGGATCGACCACCCCACGGAAGGAAAATCCATGCGCAAGAAGGGAATGGGCATCGTCGCGCTCGCGTCGACTGCCGTTCTGCTCGCCGGCTGCTCAGGCGGCGGCGGCGACACCGCCGAGGAGTCGGAGACCAACGAGGGTTCGGGCGCCGTCCTGACCGTCTGGACCGACGAGAACCGCGAGCCCGCCATCGAAGCCGCAGCAGCGGCCTTCGAAGAGGAGACCGGGGCCACGATCGAGCTGGTCCAGAAGAACTTCGAGGACATCCGGGCCGACTTCATCGCCCAGGTCCCCACCGGCGAGGGCCCCGACATCACCATCGGCGCGCACGACTGGCTCGGCGCGTTCGTCGCCGACGGCGTGGTGGACACGATCGACCTCGGCGACAAGGCCGGCTCGTTCGAGCAGGTCGCGATCGACGCGATGACCTACGACGGCCAGCTGTACGCGCTGCCGTACTCGCTGGAGACCACCGCGCTCATCCAGAACACCGACCTCGTCGGCGAAGAGGCTCCGGCCACGTGGGACGACATGATCGCCACCGCACAGGCCGCGGGCGCCGAGCGCCCGATCGTCATCAACACGGCGGGCCAGACCGGTGACGCGTACACGATGTACGGCTTCCAGACGTCGTTCGGCGCCCCCGTCTTCGTGCAGGACGAGACCGGCTCGTACACGACCGAGGTCGGCATGGGCGGCGCCCCCGGCGACGCCTTCGCCACGTGGCTCGGGGCGAACGGCGCCAACGGCACCGGCTACATCTCCACCACGATCGACTACGACACCAACAACGAGCTGTTCGCGTCCGGCCAGGCCGCGTACACCCTGCAGGGCCCGTGGGCGATCGAGGCGCTGACCGCCGATGGCGTGAACGTCACCGTGAACCCCATCCCGTCTGCCGGTGGCGAGACGGCTGCGCCGTTCGTCGGCGTGCAGGGCTTCTACCTGAGCTCGCAGAGCGAGAACGCCCTGCTCGCGCAGGAGTTCCTCGTGAACTACCTGGCGACCGCAGACGCGCAGCGCGCGCTCTACGAGGCCGACCCCCGCATCCCGGCGTGGAGCGAGCTGGCCGAAGAGGTCTCGTCCGACCCCATCATCGGCGGTTTCGTCGCGTCGTCGCAGAACGGCGTGCCCATGCCGTCCATCCCCGAGATGGGCGCGGTCTGGGAGCTGTGGAACGCCGCACAGGTGCAGATCATCGGCGGCGCGGACCCCGTGTCGACCTGGAACCAGATGGTCACCGACCTCGAAGCAGCCATCGGCTGACACCCTGCGGGGCGGGAGGCTCTCCTCCCGCCCCGCACCCCCTCGCACACCGCGAGAACCGATGCAGGAGGAGCACATGTCAGTCCAGGAAGACGTCGCCACCGAGGCGCCGCAGACCCTCAGCCCGAAGTCCGAGTCGCACGCACGCAACTGGCGCGGCCTCGGCTGGGGCTTCATCGTCAAGCTGCTCTTGATGGCGGTCGTCAACGCGTTCGGCCTCATGGCGATCTTCAGTGCCGTGGGCGCGGAGTCGTGGCTCATCCTGTCGGTGGCCGTCCTGCTGCTGGTCATCGCCAACGTGATCTATTTCACCAAGCGCGCCCTGCCGCTGAAGTACCTGCTGCCCGGCCTCATCTTCCTGCTGATCTTCCAGGTGTTCATCTTCGTGTACACCGCCTACATCGCCTTCACCAACTACGGCAGCGGCCACATCGGCACCCAGGAGCAGGCGGTCAATGCCGCCCTCATCCAGGGCGAGCGGCGGCTCGACGACTCCCCCACATTCCCCCTGACCATCGTCGAGCGCGGTGGTGAGTACGGTTTCGCCATCGTCGACGACGGCGACGTGTTCGCCGGCGACGCCGACGAGCCCCTGACCGAGGTCGACGACGCCGTCATCGGCGCGACGGGCGCGGCCACCGAGGTGCCCGGCTGGAACGTCGTCCCCCGCGCCGACCTGCTCACCGACCAGTCCCTGCAGCAGACCGTGCAGAGCCTGCGGGTGCCGGTCTCGGACGACCCCAACGACGGCTCCATCCGCACCAGAGAGGGGACGACCGGCGCGGTCTACGAGTCCACCCTCGTCTGGGACGAGCAGACCGAGACCATCACCGACACCACGAACGGCACGGTCTACTCGGCGAACGATCGCGGCAGTTTCGTCGCCGAGGACGGCAGCGCGCTCAACACGGGCTGGTCCGTCAACGTCGGGTTCGAGAACTTCGCCCGGCTGTTCACCGAGCCACGCCTCGTGCAGCCGCTGCTCATGGTCGCCGGCTGGACCTTCGCCTTCGCCATCCTCTCGGTCGTGCTGAGCTTCGGCATCGGGCTGCTCTTCGCCCTCATCTTCAACGATCCGCGCGTGCGGGGACGCAAGTGGCTGCGGACGCTGTTCATCCTCCCCTACGCCTTCCCCGCGTTCATGTCGGCCCTGCTGTTCCGCGGCATGTTCAACGCCGAGTTCGGCGTGATCAACGACCTCTTCTTCTTCGGCGCCGAGATCAACTGGCTCGGTGATCCGTGGCTCGCCCGGCTCGCGGTGCTCTGGGTGAACCTGTGGCTCAGCTACCCCTACTGGTTCCTCGTGTGCACCGGCGCCCTGCAGGCGCTGCCGGCGGACACCCTCGAAGCGGCATCCCTGGACGGCGCCGGGCGCTTCCGCCAGTTCCGCTCGATCATCCTGCCGCTGCTGCTGGTGTCGACCGCGCCGCTGCTGATCTCGTCGTTCGCGTTCAGCTTCAACAACTTCACCATCATCTACATGTTCAACAACGGCGGGCCCGCCATCCCCGGCGCCCCGTACGCACTCGGATCGACCGACATCCTCATCTCGGCCATCTACGACATCGCCGGCATCTCGGGCGGCACGGCCGACTACGGCTTGGCCAGTGCCCTGTCGATCATCATCTTCGTCATCGTCGGCGCGATCTCCGCCGTCGCCTTCCGACAGACCCGCAAGCTGGAGGAGTACCAGTGATGACCACCATGACCGAGCAGGCCGTTCCCGCCACCACCGCCGCCCCGCAGCGTCGGCCCGGCCAGCGCCGCCGGTGGTTCCTCGAGGTGGGCTGGAAGTACCTCGTCGCCGTCGCGATCATCTTCTACGCCACCTTCCCGCTCGTGTACGTGCTGTCGGCATCCCTCAATCCCCGAGGGACGCTGTCGGCGGCCAACGCCCTCTTCAGCGCCTTCGACCTGTCGAACTACGTGGCGCTGGGCGACACGAAGTACTGGGCCTGGGCCGGCAACACCCTCATCGTCGCCGGCATCTCCTCCATCGGCGCGGTGCTCATGGGCGCCGCGGCGGCCTACGCGTTCTCGCGGTTCCGGTTCTCGGGTCGCCGGGTGGGACTGACCACGCTGCTCATCGTGCAGATGTTCCCGCAGGCGCTGGCGTTCGTCGCGATCTTCATCATGCTGCTGACCCTCGGCGAGGTCATCCCCGCCCTCGGCCTCAACTCCAAGATCGCGCTCATCTGCATCTACCTCGGCGGCGCGCTGGGAGCCAACACCTTCCTCATGTACGGCTTCTTCAACACGATCCCGATGGAGATCGACGAGTCCGCCAAGATCGACGGCGCCACCCACGCGCAGATCTTCTGGCAGCTGATCATTCCGCTGGTGACCCCGATCCTCGCGGTCGTCGCGCTGCTGGCGTTCATCTCTGCGTTCGCGGACTTCATCATCGCAAAGGTCGTGCTGGTGTCCGAGGATCAGTGGACCCTCGCGGTCGGCATGTACCAGTGGGTGTCGAACCAGCTGTCCTCGAACTGGGGCCTGTTCGCCGCCGGCGCGGTGCTGGCCTCGATCCCGGTGCTCGTGCTGTTCCTGTCGCTGCAGCGCTACATCGTCGGCGGCCTCACCGCCGGCTCCGTCAAGGGCTGAGTCAGCGCGCGGCTGACCGGGCGGCGAGAGCCGCCTGGTACAGCTCGCGCGAGGACAGACCGGATGCCGCGGCCACCTGGCCCGCGGCATCCTTCAGTCGCAGTCCGTCGCGAACGAGATCCTGCACCTGGGCGAGCGCCTCATCGGGGTCGGCGGCGCGTGCCGGCGCTCCCCCGACGACCACGACGATCTCGCCGCGCACGCCGTCCTCAGCCCACGCGGCGAGCTCGGCGAGACCGCCGCGCACGATCTCCTCGTGCAGCTTGGTCAGCTCGCGGCAGACCGCCGCCGGCCGAGCGTCGCCGAAGGCCGCGGCCATCGCCGCGAGGGTGGTGGCCAGGCGCGACGGCGCCTCGAAGAAGACCATGGTGCGCCGCTCTCGCGCCAGCGCGCCGAACCACGAGGCCCGCTCCCCCGCCTTGCGGGGCGGAAAGCCCTCGAAGGTGAACCGGTCGGTCGGAAGACCGGCGACCGCCAGCGCCGTCAGCACGGCGCTGGGCCCGGGGATGGCGGTGACGGTGACACCGGCCGCGGCGGCAGCGGCGACGAGCCCGTACCCGGGGTCGCTGACGGTCGGCATGCCGGCGTCGCTGAGCACGAGCAGGTCCTGTTCGCGCGCGAGCTCGACGAGCTCCCCCGCACGCGCCTTCTCGTTGTGGTCGTGGAGCGCGATGAGGCGGGGACGGTTGGCGACGCCCAGCGCCGCCAGCAGGCGCTGCGTGGTGCGGGTGTCCTCCGCGGCGACCACCTGGGCGGTCTCGAGAGCTTCGACCAGCCGCCGGGACGCGTCGCCCAGATTGCCGATCGGGGTGGCCGCGAGGATGATCATCGAGCCAGCATAAGGTGGTCTGCGTGACCGCCGAGACGCTGCTTCCCGAGGCGCCGTCGTGGTACGACCGACTGGCGTCGCGTGTGCGTTCCGATCCCCGCCTCGCCCGGCGGCTGGGCTGGATCGTGCCGCTGGTGATCACGGCGGTCGCCGGCATCCTTCGGCTGTGGAACCTGGGGCACCCTCACGCGATCGTCTTCGACGAGACGTACTACGTGAAGGATGCCTGGAGTCAGTGGAACCTCGGCTACGCCGCCACCTGGCCCGAGGAGGCGGACGCCGCCTTCGCCGCCGGCGACACCGACGCCTACACCGACATCGGCAGCTTCGTGGTGCACCCGCCGCTGGGCAAGTGGATCATCGGGGCCGGCATGGCGCTGTTCGGACCGGACTCGTCGTTCGGCTGGCGCGTGGGCGTCGCACTCGCCGGCACCGCCGCGGTGCTGGTGCTCTACTTCGTGGCCCGCGCCCTCAGCGGATCGCTCGCCTTCGCCGCCGTCGCCTCGGGCCTCATGGCCGTGGACGGGCTCGCCATCTCGATGAGCCGCGTCGCGCTGCTGGACACCCCGCTCATGCTGTTCGTGCTGCTGGCGTTCTGGTTCGCGCTGCTCGACCGTGCCGGTCACCTCGACCGCCTGGCCGCCGCGGTGGCGGCGCGCCGCCACCATGCCGGAGAGCCGCTTTTCTGGGGCCCGGTGCTGTGGAACCGGCCGTGGCTGATCGCCGCCGGCACGGCCGCCGGCGCGGCAGCGGCGGTGAAGTGGTCGGGGGTGTGGGTGCTCGCGGCCATCGGGCTCTACGCCGTCGTGACCGACGCGCTCGCCCGGCGGCGCGTGGGGGTCTGGCAGTGGCCGACGGATGCCGTCCGTCAGGGCGCCGCGTCGTTCGTGCTGCTGGTGCCGGTCGCGGCCGCGGTGTATCTGGCCTCGTGGACGGGGTGGCTGGTCACCGAGGGCGGGTACGGTCGCCACACGGCTGACGCGTCACCGGCGGGCGGGGTGTGGGCGTGGGTGCCCGCCGCCCTGCAGAGTCTGTGGACCTATCACCAGTCCATGTACGCGTCGGCGGCGGGAATGGCGTCGCCGCACGGCTACGCCAGCCCCGCCTGGCAGTGGCCGCTGCTGCTGCGCCCCACCTCGATGTACGCCGCCCGCACCGCCGACGGCGAAGCGGGCTGCGCCGCGGCCAACGGCTGCATGGACATCATCTACAGCATGCCGAACCCGCTCGTGTGGTGGGCTGCGGCGGCCGCGACCGTCTACCTCGTCTACCGGTTCGTCGTGCGACGGGCGTGGCGTGACGCGTTCGTGCTGACGGCGATCGCCGCAACGTGGGTGCCGTGGTTGTTCTACCCCGAGCGCACGGTCTTCCAGTTCTACACGGTCGTCATCCTGCCGTTCTCGCTGCTCGCGCTCACCCTCGCCCTGCAGGCCATCGCGGCGCCGCCGGGCGGCGACCCGGTGCGGCGCCGGGCAGGACAGCGCGTGGTGATCGTCTTCCTCGCCGTCGCGCTGCTCGTCTCGGCGTTCTGGTACCCGCTGGTGTCGGCCGTGACCGTGCCGTACGACTTCTGGCGCGCGCACAACTGGCTCCCCGGCTGGATCTGACCGCGCCCCGCACCCGCGCCCGCCAGGATCCCCGTCGCGCCGCCCCATAGGGTGGAGGCGTGTTCAGCTACAGCGTGCCGCCGATGACGGCCGAGGCCGGGTTCGCGATGATCGGCGATCGTTTTCTGCTCGTGGCGTCGCGGGAGATCGGCGAGTCGTTCGCGCGGGATCTGTGGACGCTGCTGTCCGCCGGTGACACCGCACTCGAAGACGTGCTGTCCGCGCTCGCGGGCCGCGGCATCGAGCAGCTCCCGGATTTCGCCCTCGTCGAACTGGTCGACGCGCGGACGAGCTCGGTCAGCGTCGCGGTGCGCGGCACCGCGACCGCCCAGCTGTACGGACCCGAGCGGACGACGCTGGCGGGGCCGGGCATCGGCACGTGGGTCGAGGGTTCCGCGCAGCACGTGGCGGGCATCGCGCTGAGTCTCGGGGCGACGCCGCCGGATGCGCTGCTGCCGCTCGGGCGAGGCGTCGTGCGCTCCGACCGCCTGGAGTGGGGCACGGTGCCGACGGGCCGCCCCGCCCCTGTCGACCGCCCCGCGCACGTCGACCGCGCGGCCGCGCCGGAGTGGGCCGCGGGCATCGAGGACGACGCGGCGCTGTCGACGACCGTCTTCGACCGCGAAGAGCTCGCCGCGCTCGTCTCCGCCGCCGTCGGTGCGACGCCCGACCGTCCGGCACCCGCCGCCCGTCCCGACGCCGCACCTCGGCGGTTCGTGCTCGCCATGGACGGCGGACGGGTGCTGGAGCTGGACCTGCCGGTGGTGTTCGGTCGCGCTCCGCACCCTGCCGCTCACCCCGGCGCACGGCTGGCCCCGCTGCCGTCCCCGCGCCGCGAAGTGTCGGGCACGCACGTCGAGGTGAAGCTCGACGGCGACCATCTGCTGGTGCGCGATCTGGACTCCACGAACGGCACCGTGGTGCGACACGCCGACGGCTCGGCCATGCTTCTGCGCGGCGGTGCGACGGCGCGTCTGTCGGAGGGGGCGGTGCTGGACATCGGCGACGGGAACGTCGCCCGGTTCCACGCCGCGCCCTAAGCGGTGGGGCGATTTCCAGGCGGGTGTGGCCTGTGTTAGAAACTTCTAAGGAAGCCGTACAGCGGGGGCTCGGCTTCCCGCTCGGCGGCCCCCGTCAACTCCCAGGTACGTGAGGTGAACGGTGGCGAACAGGCTTCCTTCCGCACCCCCCGTGCTCCCCGGATTCACGTACGTGCGTCCCCTCGGAACCGGCGGCTTCGCCGATGTCTTCCTGTTCGAGCAGAACCTCCCCCGACGCCCGGTCGCGGTGAAGGTACTGCTGGAGGACATCGTCGACGAGGGCCTGCTGCGCATGTTCAACGCCGAGGCCGACGTGATGGCACGGCTGAGCTCGCACCCCTCGATCCTGACGATCTACGAGGCGAGCATCTCCGCCGACGGCCGGCCGTACCTGGTCATGGAGTACTGCCCCACGTCGCTCACCAACCGCTACCGGCGGGAGGTCATGCCCGTGGCCGAGGTGCTTCAGCTGTCGGTCAAGATCTCCTCGGCGCTCGAGACGGCCCACCGCTCCGGTCTGCTGCACCGTGACATCAAGCCGTCGAACATCCTCGTCACCGCCTTCGGCTCCCCCGTGCTCAGCGACTTCGGCATCGCCGCCGCCGTCAACGGGCGCACCGGCGCCGACGAGGTGTTCGCGATGTCGGTGCCGTGGAGTGCCCCCGAGATCGTCGATGAGCGGGTATCGGGATCGATCGCGGCGGAGATCTGGGGCCTGGGGGCGACGGTCTATTCGCTGCTGGCAGGGCGCAGCCCGTTCGAGCGGGCCGGGAGCGGTCAGAACTCCCGCGATCAGCTGAAGTCGCGAATCCGACGGGCGTCGTACACCCCCATCGGTCGCCCGGACGTGCCGGAACGCCTCGAGGCAGTGCTCGCGCGATCGATGAGCAAGGACCCGGCTGCGCGCCATGCCTCGGCTGCCGAGTTCGCCCACGAGCTGCAGCTGGTGCAGCACGACCTGGGGATGCCGCACACGCCACTCGACGTCGCCGTCGACGAGTGGGCGATGGCCGGTGTCGCCGTCGACTTCCAGGACGACCGCGCGCGCGGCCCCGTGCGGCCCCGCGTCGAGCGGGCGACGCGGCGCCCGCCGCGCGCTCGCGCGGCCGCCCGTCGCGGCGTCGACGAGGGCACGGTGCTCGCGGGCGCCCGTCCCCCACGCCGACCGGGCGCGGGTGCGCGCATCGCGCTCATCGCCTCCGGTGTCGCGCTGCTGGTGGCCGGCGGGACCGCCGGCGTGGTGCTGCTGCTGACAGGGAACGGCTGACATGGCATCCCCCGTCACCCGCCGGAGGCGTTCCGGCAACGTCATCGGCGCGGCCGCCGTCGGAGTGGTCGCCGCCCTCGTGGCCACCCTCGCCGCCGTGTGGCCGGGCTACGACGCGCAGCAGACCCCGCTGGACGACGCGACGGTGTGGGCACTGCAGAACGGCGCCGGCAGCGGATACGCCCGGGTCAATCTCGAGCTGGCGGAGCTCGACACCGTCAAACAGGTGGAGAACGGCACGTCGCTGGCGCAGACCGGCGAGCGCCTCTTCGTCTTCAGCGATGGGGGCACGCAGTTCGCCGATGTCGACATGGCCACCCCGGCCGATCTCACCGCCGACGCCGAAGACGCCTTCGCGCCCACTCCCGCCGGCACCGCGGACATCGCCGTCGCGGGCGACTTCCTGGTCTACCGCACCGACGCCGGCGCCGTGCACGGCGCCACCCTCTCCAGCGGCGGCCAGACGGTTCCGGTCGACCCGTACGCCGAGGTCGAGGTCGAAGAGGGGCAGGAGCGCCCGCGGTTCGTCGCGACCGCCGCCACCGTCGACGACACCGGTGTGATCTACGCCTACTCCGCCGACGAGGGACGGGTGCTGCGCGCCGAGGCGGCGACCGGACGCATCCTCGGCGACGACGACACGCCCCAGTCGCCCGCCGACGCGCAGCTGACTGCCGTCGACGGGCGGTGGGCGCTGCTGGACGAGACCAGCGGAGAGCTGTTCGTCGAGGGCCGGGACGAGCCCGTCGAGACCGGTGTCGACGGGGGTGCCGTGGTGCAGCGGGCCGCAGCGACCGGCACCGCCGTCTACATCGCCGACACGTCAGGCCTCGTGCGGGTGCCGCTCGATTCCTTCAGCGCCGCCCGCGCGCACTCCGGCAGCGCCCTCGGCACCCCGGTGGCCCCGGCGACCGTATCGGGAACCGTGCACGCGGCGTGGCTTCCGGAGGGCGACGGCGAGGGCACGCTGTGGTCCAGCGCGAGCGGCGAGGCGACACCGCTGGATTACGGCGGCATCGACATCGGCGAAGGCCTGGACCCGGTCTTCATCGGCAACGGCTCACGCCTGGCGCTGAACGAACGGCGCTCGGGCTGGGTCTGGTCGGTGCCGGACGGTCGCCTGGTGCCGTCGTCGCAGGAGTGGGACCTGGAAGAGCCCGCCGAGGTCGAGCAGCAGAACGAGCTGGAAACCGAGCGCGTGCTCGATCCCAAGCCCCCGGTCGCCGTCGACGACGCGTTCGGGGTGCGCGCGGGATCGGTCGCCGTGCTGCCGGTGCTGCTGAACGACCACGACCCGAACGAGGACGTCCTCAGCATCGACACCGCCTCGGTGGAGGGCCTGGACCCGTCGTTCGGCACCCTGTCGTCCGCCGGTGCCGACCAGAAGCTCGTGCTGAACGTCGCCGCGGACGCGAGCGGATCGGCGACCCTGCGCTACCGCGCGACCGACGGCACCGCGACCGGCGGGCTGCTGTCGAACGCCGCGACCGTCACCGTCACCGTCGCGCCGCCGTCGCAGAACAGCGCTCCCGTCTGGTGCGGCGTCGAGGGGTGCCTCGCGCCCTGGCCGTCGCCGAGCGTGGCTCCCGGCGGCACCGTCAGCGTGGACGTCCTCGAGGGCTGGGTGGACCCCGACGGCGACCCGGTCTACCTCGCCGGAGCCACCGGCGACGCCGTCGGCGGCACGGTCACCACTTCCCCTGCCGGCACCGTGACCTACCAGCATCCGGACCCGAACGCCGAGGAATCGGTGACCGTGACGCTCGGCGTGACGGTGGCGGACGCCTTCGGCGCCACCGCGGAGCGGCCGCTCAGCATCGCGGTGACCCCGACCCCCGAGCTCGCCGCCGAGTCCTTCGCGGTCGTCGGCGTCGTGGGCGAGCCGGTCGCGGTCGATATCACCCCCTACGTCTCAGGCGCCTCCGGCGCCGTCTCGCTGTCCAAGGCCGTCGCCCTCGATGAGGCCCGCGCGAGCGTCACGGCCAACGCGTCCGGGCTGAGCATGGTCGTCACCGCGAGCGAGCCCGGCTCCTACATCGTGCAGTACACCGTGCGGGACGACCGCAGCGAGGTCACGGCCACCGTGCGCGTGACCGTGAAGCCAGCCGACGCGGCATCCATCTCGACCCCTCCGCTGACCGCCTTCGTGCGACCCAACGAGGATGCCACCGTCGACGTCTTCCCCGCGGTCGCGAACCCGGCCGGGCTGGTGCTGCTGCTCAGCGACATCCGGCCCGAGAGCGACCCGCGGGCGTCGCTGGGCGTCGATCTCGTCGGGCAGAGCATGCTGCGCGTGAGCGGCTCCACCGACGACGAGCAGCCCGGACGCCTCGGCGTGATCCGCTACACCGTGTCGGACGGCACCGGCTCCCCCGCCGCCACGGCGCAGGGCGAGCTGACGGTGGTCCTCCTGCCCTCCCCGAGCGCCGACCCGCCCATCGCCGTGGACGATGCCGTCACCGTGCGCGCCGGCAGCCTCATCGACATCCCCGTGCTCGACAACGACAGCGCCCCGTCGGGCGCGTTGATCGGCATCGACCCCTCGCGCGTCGTCAACGAGAGCGACGCGGGACTCGCGT from Microbacterium sp. zg-Y625 includes these protein-coding regions:
- a CDS encoding sugar ABC transporter substrate-binding protein, producing MRKKGMGIVALASTAVLLAGCSGGGGDTAEESETNEGSGAVLTVWTDENREPAIEAAAAAFEEETGATIELVQKNFEDIRADFIAQVPTGEGPDITIGAHDWLGAFVADGVVDTIDLGDKAGSFEQVAIDAMTYDGQLYALPYSLETTALIQNTDLVGEEAPATWDDMIATAQAAGAERPIVINTAGQTGDAYTMYGFQTSFGAPVFVQDETGSYTTEVGMGGAPGDAFATWLGANGANGTGYISTTIDYDTNNELFASGQAAYTLQGPWAIEALTADGVNVTVNPIPSAGGETAAPFVGVQGFYLSSQSENALLAQEFLVNYLATADAQRALYEADPRIPAWSELAEEVSSDPIIGGFVASSQNGVPMPSIPEMGAVWELWNAAQVQIIGGADPVSTWNQMVTDLEAAIG
- a CDS encoding ABC transporter permease subunit, with the translated sequence MSVQEDVATEAPQTLSPKSESHARNWRGLGWGFIVKLLLMAVVNAFGLMAIFSAVGAESWLILSVAVLLLVIANVIYFTKRALPLKYLLPGLIFLLIFQVFIFVYTAYIAFTNYGSGHIGTQEQAVNAALIQGERRLDDSPTFPLTIVERGGEYGFAIVDDGDVFAGDADEPLTEVDDAVIGATGAATEVPGWNVVPRADLLTDQSLQQTVQSLRVPVSDDPNDGSIRTREGTTGAVYESTLVWDEQTETITDTTNGTVYSANDRGSFVAEDGSALNTGWSVNVGFENFARLFTEPRLVQPLLMVAGWTFAFAILSVVLSFGIGLLFALIFNDPRVRGRKWLRTLFILPYAFPAFMSALLFRGMFNAEFGVINDLFFFGAEINWLGDPWLARLAVLWVNLWLSYPYWFLVCTGALQALPADTLEAASLDGAGRFRQFRSIILPLLLVSTAPLLISSFAFSFNNFTIIYMFNNGGPAIPGAPYALGSTDILISAIYDIAGISGGTADYGLASALSIIIFVIVGAISAVAFRQTRKLEEYQ
- a CDS encoding sugar ABC transporter permease produces the protein MTTMTEQAVPATTAAPQRRPGQRRRWFLEVGWKYLVAVAIIFYATFPLVYVLSASLNPRGTLSAANALFSAFDLSNYVALGDTKYWAWAGNTLIVAGISSIGAVLMGAAAAYAFSRFRFSGRRVGLTTLLIVQMFPQALAFVAIFIMLLTLGEVIPALGLNSKIALICIYLGGALGANTFLMYGFFNTIPMEIDESAKIDGATHAQIFWQLIIPLVTPILAVVALLAFISAFADFIIAKVVLVSEDQWTLAVGMYQWVSNQLSSNWGLFAAGAVLASIPVLVLFLSLQRYIVGGLTAGSVKG
- the rsmI gene encoding 16S rRNA (cytidine(1402)-2'-O)-methyltransferase encodes the protein MIILAATPIGNLGDASRRLVEALETAQVVAAEDTRTTQRLLAALGVANRPRLIALHDHNEKARAGELVELAREQDLLVLSDAGMPTVSDPGYGLVAAAAAAGVTVTAIPGPSAVLTALAVAGLPTDRFTFEGFPPRKAGERASWFGALARERRTMVFFEAPSRLATTLAAMAAAFGDARPAAVCRELTKLHEEIVRGGLAELAAWAEDGVRGEIVVVVGGAPARAADPDEALAQVQDLVRDGLRLKDAAGQVAAASGLSSRELYQAALAARSAAR
- a CDS encoding dolichyl-phosphate-mannose--protein mannosyltransferase, whose protein sequence is MTAETLLPEAPSWYDRLASRVRSDPRLARRLGWIVPLVITAVAGILRLWNLGHPHAIVFDETYYVKDAWSQWNLGYAATWPEEADAAFAAGDTDAYTDIGSFVVHPPLGKWIIGAGMALFGPDSSFGWRVGVALAGTAAVLVLYFVARALSGSLAFAAVASGLMAVDGLAISMSRVALLDTPLMLFVLLAFWFALLDRAGHLDRLAAAVAARRHHAGEPLFWGPVLWNRPWLIAAGTAAGAAAAVKWSGVWVLAAIGLYAVVTDALARRRVGVWQWPTDAVRQGAASFVLLVPVAAAVYLASWTGWLVTEGGYGRHTADASPAGGVWAWVPAALQSLWTYHQSMYASAAGMASPHGYASPAWQWPLLLRPTSMYAARTADGEAGCAAANGCMDIIYSMPNPLVWWAAAAATVYLVYRFVVRRAWRDAFVLTAIAATWVPWLFYPERTVFQFYTVVILPFSLLALTLALQAIAAPPGGDPVRRRAGQRVVIVFLAVALLVSAFWYPLVSAVTVPYDFWRAHNWLPGWI
- a CDS encoding FHA domain-containing protein; this translates as MFSYSVPPMTAEAGFAMIGDRFLLVASREIGESFARDLWTLLSAGDTALEDVLSALAGRGIEQLPDFALVELVDARTSSVSVAVRGTATAQLYGPERTTLAGPGIGTWVEGSAQHVAGIALSLGATPPDALLPLGRGVVRSDRLEWGTVPTGRPAPVDRPAHVDRAAAPEWAAGIEDDAALSTTVFDREELAALVSAAVGATPDRPAPAARPDAAPRRFVLAMDGGRVLELDLPVVFGRAPHPAAHPGARLAPLPSPRREVSGTHVEVKLDGDHLLVRDLDSTNGTVVRHADGSAMLLRGGATARLSEGAVLDIGDGNVARFHAAP
- a CDS encoding serine/threonine-protein kinase, which translates into the protein MLPGFTYVRPLGTGGFADVFLFEQNLPRRPVAVKVLLEDIVDEGLLRMFNAEADVMARLSSHPSILTIYEASISADGRPYLVMEYCPTSLTNRYRREVMPVAEVLQLSVKISSALETAHRSGLLHRDIKPSNILVTAFGSPVLSDFGIAAAVNGRTGADEVFAMSVPWSAPEIVDERVSGSIAAEIWGLGATVYSLLAGRSPFERAGSGQNSRDQLKSRIRRASYTPIGRPDVPERLEAVLARSMSKDPAARHASAAEFAHELQLVQHDLGMPHTPLDVAVDEWAMAGVAVDFQDDRARGPVRPRVERATRRPPRARAAARRGVDEGTVLAGARPPRRPGAGARIALIASGVALLVAGGTAGVVLLLTGNG